The window GCTCGGCGCGCGAGCGAGTTGGTGTCAGGGTGGGAGCCGCCGGATTTATCCGGGGGCAATGCTTCAGCGTTGCAAGAGCGCAATCGCCTAATAATGTTTCGGCTTTAGCCCCGGGACTTCCCAAGCTGAAACCCACGACTACAGCCGGGGAACAACAAAGATGCGCGCATTGCGAGGCTCGAAAGCCTCTCCCCACGCATGAATGCGAGGGCTCCCACCCAAAAGCCAAAAACGGGGGCTCCCACTTGAAACCGAAATGCGAAGGCGGCCACCTCAATGGCGCGTGGTCCCACCTTTCCCATGTCGGTTCTTGTGTACCATTGCCGCGAATCGCTTCCAGCGGGATTATGGAAGTTTGAAAGCAGGAAGCCGGGCAGCCTTGTGGTCAAACGTAAGGGTATGCACGCAGCCCGCGCTGGCGCCAAGTTCCGCGATTAGAGCATCGGCGAATGAGCCCTGACCCTGCTTAAGCGCGACCATCGCCGCGAAAACCTCCTGCTCCTTCTCGATAACCAGGACTTCAACCTGAAGCATGCGCTCGACTGCAGCGGCGATGTCCGGAGCAGCCAGGCCATAGGCGCGATGCAAAACCCATACAATTTCGACCATCGCCACTATGCTTACAAAGCCAGGCCTCGGTTCCGTTAGCCGGCGTTCGATGATTTCCGTTGCTTTTGGCGATTGAATCGGGTCGTCCTGAGTGAGGTAGCGGACAAGGATGTTGGTATCGAGACCGATCATCTGCGCTTTGGGCGCGGCGTACTACTTGAGGCGCCCTCGGCAACAGCCCTGGTCATTCCAGCAAGGCTCACGGGTCTCCGAGAATGGGATT of the Acidobacteriota bacterium genome contains:
- a CDS encoding VapC toxin family PIN domain ribonuclease, whose product is MIGLDTNILVRYLTQDDPIQSPKATEIIERRLTEPRPGFVSIVAMVEIVWVLHRAYGLAAPDIAAAVERMLQVEVLVIEKEQEVFAAMVALKQGQGSFADALIAELGASAGCVHTLTFDHKAARLPAFKLP